A single genomic interval of Lathyrus oleraceus cultivar Zhongwan6 chromosome 7, CAAS_Psat_ZW6_1.0, whole genome shotgun sequence harbors:
- the LOC127100429 gene encoding uncharacterized protein LOC127100429 isoform X8, giving the protein MPSKESKITGIPGPKSNVSANATTTRSGMLSSGSSKRNQNAHPSLPKNPTPSIPSLSKNPTPSIPRMSKNPTPSISSLSKNPTYVPSIPKVDMADKCSVSRSLTKQAGKLSDTPVSILRPPSRMDQTTHQTGTIKSSGLRKPSPSIGFFSQVKASGSHSLQKSSIPCKPSESNIPKLRKLGTVSVKEARSKIVKGAAKNRTKELSHSDVNSEAIVPIDNKQKAGVEVDFDSSSFEIISKQAEVENILDDVILKSKEQGELHENEIISSMENMVLPTHEKEFLTKSQTHEQLEKDADHTLEKMSDTNELSLSDVKPEAIVQIDNKQMAGVEVDCDSSIFEIISKQAEVENILDDVILKSKEQGELHENEIISSMENMVLPTREKEFLTKSQTHEQLEKEADHTLEKVSDTKELSLSDVKPEAIMQIDNKQMAGVEVDCDSSVFEIISKQAEVENILDDVILKSKEQGELHENEIISSMENMVLPTHEKEFLTKSQTHEQLEKEADHTLEKVSDTKELSLSDVKPEAIVQIDNKQMAGVEVDCDSSVFEIISKQAEVENILDDVILKSKEQGELHENEIISSMENMVLPTHEKEFLTKSQTHEQLEKEADHTLEKVSDTKELSLSDVKPEAIVQIDNKQMPGVEGDCDSSIFEIISKQAEVENILDDVILKSKEQGELHENEIISSMENMVIPTHENELLKKSQTHEQLEKEADHTLDNKLYDVTSNGDRSSYQEPQSTLFPIMQRTSNTVQNTIGQDEDDQIKGPTGDIPPFKESLILQAEFSGEFKGYKSAKTALLNSSLDDFCKTVPEGSKQGTPCKNTEQVNCGADEFGRYEGDAQGHLLNESLIINCKKTTQSNLDAVSQQLQADQPKALNPSGVEEIGPEKENISDMNSSQPVHVTSLFSKGSPENSILGINDASEDESKIIEIKDCQLPVDDQLGFILRSPVDKECDQVIDSKAIRDRTPEFELDRLSENCITVSASSLADDNNINEDSYLPGFQKSSAVVAVNSQDVHLDSDFLPKVIVSSTEIKEQNLVEDAFEGCGFHSNEHNATNHHIEDMSVNIEGNHDVDGKVELLQINDVDEKAEFLQINDVDEKMELLQINDVEDGNHDVDEKVELLQINDVEDGNHVVLQIKDVDEKVELLQINDVEDENHDVDEKVELLQINGAEDGNRDVDEKVELLQINDVDEMVELLQINDVDEKVELLQLNDVEDGNHDVDEKVELLQINGAEDGNRDVDEKVELLQINGAEDKNRDVDEKVELLQINNVDEKVELLQINDVEDGNHDVDEKVELLRINGAEDGNCDLDENVDLLQINDVDEKVEHLQINDVDEKVEILQINDVEDGNHDVDGKVELLQIIGAEDGNRDLDEKVELLQINDVDEKVELLQINDVDEKVEILQINDVEDGNHDVDKKVELLQINGAEDGNRDVDEKVELLQINDVDEKVELLQINDVDKTVELLQINDVEDGNHDVDEKAELLQINGAEDGNHDVDEKVELLQINGAEDGNHDVDEKVELLQINGAEDGNHDVEDKVELLQINDAEEGLSDILPLVETQLNMNFFSSEFDSSIEVSEDPFSTAVSLICEKQCSLSENSKLLSSDMLVNKDGNQGVDEKVELLQINGAEEGSLDISPSVEIQLENVISAEFDSSTKVSEDPCLLSEKSKLLASENSIFNATIPQGSEVSSMKLNENAISAELGSSIDVSEGPCLLSEKSKLLASENSIFNATIPEGSEVSSVKLNRNAISADLDSSIQVSEGPFTSAVAWKSEEQCLLSEKSKLLDSDNSIFIETILQGNEVGSVNSESLSDAAVTTVFENDKSPNTDMASQSKDKIDFPEEDNGKIIHLEIDATKTKQEVPIAKPPLNVAPFTEEWLAAIEAAGEEILMMKSGAVQNSPPDKVQNEPNPWSPVKKNQEIGPFDCTKITKHNIQSSDPS; this is encoded by the exons ATGCCGAGTAAAGAGTCAAAAATCACTGGGATACCAGGACCAAAATCCAATGTTTCTGCAAATGCAACTACCACTAGGAGTGGAATGTTGAGCTCAGGTTCCTCAAAAAGAAATCAGAATGCACATCCTA GCCTGCCAAAAAATCCTACGCCAAGCATCCCTAGCCTATCAAAAAATCCTACGCCAAGCATCCCTCGCATGTCAAAAAATCCTACACCAAGCATCTCTAGCCTGTCAAAAAATCCTACATATGTTCCAAGCATCCCTAAAGTTGATATGGCTGACAAGTGTTCTGTTAGTAGAAGTCTTACCAAGCAGGCTGGAAAACTTTCG GATACCCCAGTTTCCATACTACGTCCACCATCCAGAATGGATCAAACAACGCATCAAACAGGGACAATAAAATCATCAGGCCTACGGAAGCCATCTCCCTCCATTGGTTTCTTTTCTCAG GTAAAAGCTTCCGGTTCACACAGCTTGCAGAAAAGCTCCATACCCTGCAAACCTTCAGAGAGTAACATTCCTAAACTAAGGAAGTTGGGAACAGTTTCTGTTAAAGAAGCAAGGTCCAAAATTGTCAAAGGGGCAGCAAAGAATCGTACTAAGGAATTAAGCCATTCAGATGTCAACTCAGAAGCAATTGTGCCAATAGACAATAAGCAGAAGGCTGGTGTAGAAGTGGATTTTGATTCTTCTAGTTTTGAAATAATAAGTAAGCAAGCAGAGGTTGAAAACATTCTTGATGATGTCATCTTAAAATCTAAGGAGCAAGGAGAACTACATGAAAATGAGATCATTTCAAGCATGGAGAACATGGTATTACCTACACATGAAAAGGAATTTCTTACGAAGAGTCAGACACACGAGCAGTTGGAGAAAGACGCTGACCACACTCTGGAGAAAATGTCAGACACTAATGAATTAAGCCTTTCAGATGTCAAGCCAGAAGCAATCGTGCAAATAGACAATAAGCAGATGGCTGGTGTAGAAGTGGATTGTGATTCTTCGATTTTTGAAATAATAAGTAAGCAAGCAGAGGTTGAAAACATTCTTGATGATGTCATCTTAAAATCCAAGGAACAAGGAGAACTACATGAAAATGAGATCATTTCTAGCATGGAGAACATGGTATTACCTACACGTGAAAAGGAATTTCTTACAAAGAGTCAGACACATGAGCAGTTGGAGAAAGAGGCTGACCACACTCTGGAGAAAGTGTCAGACACTAAGGAATTAAGCCTTTCAGACGTCAAGCCAGAAGCAATCATGCAAATAGACAATAAGCAGATGGCTGGTGTAGAAGTGGATTGTGATTCTTCGGTTTTTGAAATAATAAGTAAGCAAGCAGAGGTTGAAAACATTCTTGATGATGTCATCTTAAAATCTAAGGAGCAAGGAGAACTACATGAAAATGAGATCATTTCAAGCATGGAGAACATGGTATTACCTACACATGAAAAGGAATTTCTTACGAAGAGTCAGACACATGAGCAGTTGGAGAAAGAGGCTGACCACACTCTGGAGAAAGTGTCAGACACTAAGGAATTAAGCCTTTCAGATGTCAAGCCAGAAGCAATCGTGCAAATAGACAATAAGCAGATGGCTGGTGTAGAAGTGGATTGTGATTCTTCGGTTTTTGAAATAATAAGTAAGCAAGCAGAGGTTGAAAACATTCTTGATGATGTTATCTTAAAATCCAAGGAACAAGGAGAACTACATGAAAATGAGATCATTTCTAGCATGGAGAACATGGTATTACCTACACATGAAAAGGAATTTCTTACAAAGAGTCAGACACATGAGCAGTTGGAGAAAGAGGCTGACCACACTCTGGAGAAAGTGTCAGACACTAAGGAATTAAGCCTTTCAGATGTCAAGCCAGAAGCAATCGTGCAAATAGACAATAAGCAGATGCCTGGTGTAGAAGGGGATTGTGATTCTTCGATTTTTGAAATAATAAGTAAGCAAGCAGAGGTTGAAAACATTCTTGATGATGTCATCTTAAAATCCAAGGAGCAAGGAGAACTACATGAAAATGAGATCATTTCTAGCATGGAGAACATGGTAATACCTACACATGAGAATGAACTTCTTAAAAAGAGTCAGACACATGAGCAGTTGGAGAAAGAGGCCGACCACACTCTGGATAACAAGTTATATGATGTTACGTCAAATGGGGACCGGTCTTCATATCAGGAACCACAGTCTACGCTCTTTCCTATCATGCAGAGAACTTCTAATACTGTGCAGAATACCATAGGACAAGATGAAGATGATCAAATCAAAGGGCCCACCGGTGACATTCCGCCTTTCAAGGAAAGTTTGATACTACAGGCAGAGTTTTCAGGAGAGTTTAAGGGATACAAGAGTGCCAAGACTGCACTTTTAAATTCTAGCCTTGATGATTTTTGCAAAACTGTCCCCGAAGGATCTAAACAAGGAACCCCGTGTAAGAATACTGAACAGGTAAATTGTGGTGCTGATGAATTTGGTAGATATGAAGGAGATGCACAGGGGCATTTATTGAACGAGAGTCTCATAATCAATTGCAAAAAAACCACCCAAAGTAATTTAGACGCAGTTAGTCAGCAGTTACAGGCAGACCAACCCAAGGCTCTAAATCCTAGTGGTGTAGAAGAAATTGGACCGGAAAAAGAAAATATCTCTGATATGAACAGTTCTCAGCCAGTTCATGTGACGAGCTTATTTTCCAAAGGTTCTCCTGAAAATTCCATACTAGGAATCAATGACGCTTCTGAGGATGAATCTAAAATAATTGAGATCAAAGACTGTCAGCTTCCTGTAGATGATCAATTAGGTTTCATCCTGAGAAGCCCAGTGGATAAGGAATGTGACCAGGTTATTGACTCAAAAGCAATCCGTGATAGAACTCCGGAGTTTGAATTGGATAGGTTGAGTGAAAATTGTATAACTGTTTCAGCATCTTCATTGGCAGATGATAATAACATAAATGAAGATTCCTATCTTCCTGGGTTTCAAAAGTCTAGTGCTGTTGTTGCTGTAAATTCCCAGGATGTTCACTTGGATAGTGACTTTCTGCCAAAAGTTATTGTTTCATCTACAGAAATCAAGGAGCAAAATTTAGTTGAGGATGCATTTGAAGGATGCGGGTTCCATAGCAATGAGCACAATGCTACCAATCATCATATTGAAGATATGTCTGTAAACATAGAGGGAAATCATGATGTCGATGGAAAGGTGGAACTTCTGCAAATCAATGATGTGGATGAAAAGGCGGAATTTTTGCAAATCAATGATGTGGATGAAAAGATGGAACTCTTGCAAATCAATGATGTAGAAGATGGAAATCATGATGTGGATGAAAAGGTGGAACTTTTGCAAATCAATGATGTAGAAGATGGAAATCATGTTGTGTTGCAAATCAAGGATGTGGATGAAAAGGTGGAACTTTTGCAAATCAATGATGTAGAAGATGAAAATCATGATGTGGATGAAAAGGTGGAACTCTTGCAAATCAATGGTGCAGAAGATGGAAATCGTGATGTGGACGAAAAGGTGGAACTTTTGCAAATAAATGATGTGGACGAAATGGTGGAACTTTTGCAAATCAATGATGTGGATGAAAAGGTGGAACTTTTGCAACTCAATGATGTAGAAGATGGAAATCATGACGTGGATGAAAAGGTGGAACTCTTGCAAATCAACGGGGCGGAAGATGGAAATCGTGATGTGGATGAAAAGGTGGAACTTTTGCAAATCAATGGTGCAGAAGATAAAAATCGTGATGTGGATGAAAAGGTGGAACTTTTGCAAATCAATAATGTAGATGAAAAGGTGGAACTTTTGCAAATCAATGATGTGGAAGATGGAAATCATGATGTGGATGAAAAGGTGGAACTCTTGCGAATCAATGGTGCAGAAGATGGAAATTGTGATTTGGATGAAAATGTGGATCTTTTGCAGATCAATGATGTGGATGAAAAGGTGGAACATTTGCAAATCAATGATGTGGATGAAAAGGTGGAAATTTTGCAAATCAATGATGTAGAAGATGGAAATCATGATGTGGATGGAAAGGTGGAACTCTTGCAAATCATTGGTGCAGAAGATGGAAATCGTGATTTGGATGAAAAGGTGGAACTTTTGCAAATCAATGATGTGGATGAAAAGGTGGAACTTTTGCAAATTAATGATGTGGATGAAAAGGTGGAAATTTTGCAAATCAATGATGTAGAAGATGGAAATCATGACGTGGATAAAAAGGTGGAACTCTTGCAAATCAATGGTGCAGAAGATGGAAATCGTGATGTGGATGAAAAGGTGGAACTTTTGCAAATCAATGATGTGGATGAAAAGGTGGAACTTTTGCAAATTAATGATGTGGATAAAACGGTGGAACTTTTGCAAATCAATGATGTAGAAGATGGAAATCATGACGTGGATGAAAAGGCGGAACTCTTGCAAATCAATGGTGCAGAAGATGGAAATCATGATGTGGATGAAAAGGTGGAACTCTTGCAAATCAATGGTGCAGAAGATGGAAATCATGATGTGGATGAAAAG GTGGAACTCTTGCAAATCAATGGTGCAGAAGATGGAAATCATGATGTGGAAGACAAGGTTGAACTTTTGCAAATCAATGATGCTGAAGAAGGTTTGTCGGATATACTGCCTTTAGTTGAAACTCAACTCAATATGAACTTTTTTTCTTCTGAATTTGACTCTTCTATTGAAGTGAGTGAAGATCCCTTTTCAACTGCAGTTTCTTTGATATGTGAGAAGCAGTGTAGTTTAAGTGAAAATTCAAAGTTACTAAGTTCAGATATGCTTGTAAACAAAGATGGAAATCAAGGTGTCGATGAAAAAGTGGAACTTTTGCAAATCAACGGTGCAGAAGAAGGTTCATTAGATATATCTCCTTCAGTTGAAATTCAACTCGAGAATGTTATTTCTGCTGAATTTGATTCTTCTACTAAAGTGAGTGAAGATCCATGTCTTTTAAgtgaaaaatcaaaattattAGCTTCAGAGAATTCAATCTTCAATGCAACAATCCCACAAGGCAGCGAAGTTAGTTCAATGAAACTCAATGAGAACGCTATTTCTGCTGAATTAGGTTCTTCTATTGATGTGAGTGAAGGCCCCTGTCTTTTAAgtgaaaaatcaaaattattAGCTTCAGAGAATTCAATCTTCAACGCAACAATCCCAGAAGGCAGCGAAGTTAGTTCAGTGAAACTCAATAGGAATGCTATTTCTGCTGATTTAGATTCTTCTATTCAAGTGAGTGAAGGCCCCTTTACTAGTGCAGTTGCTTGGAAATCTGAGGAGCAATGTCTTTTAAGTGAAAAATCGAAGTTACTAGATTCAGATAATTCAATCTTCATTGAAACAATCCTACAAGGTAATGAAGTTGGTTCAGTGAACAGTGAAAGTTTATCAGATGCAGCTGTAACTACTGTCTTTGAGAATGATAAGTCTCCTAATACTGACATGGCAAGTCAGTCAAAAGACAAAATCGACTTTCCAGAAGAAGACAACGGCAAAATAATTCATCT CGAAATAGATGCAACTAAAACCAAGCAGGAAGTTCCGATAGCGAAGCCTCCACTGAATGTTGCTCCCTTTACTGAGGAATGGTTAGCTGCAATAGAAGCAGCTGGAGAG GAGATTTTAATGATGAAGAGTGGCGCTGTACAAAACTCTCCTCCTGACAAAGTCCAGAATGAACCGAACCCTTGGTCACCG GtgaagaaaaatcaagagatTGGACCATTTGATTGTACTAAAATAACCAAACATAACATCCAGAGTTCCGATCCATCGTGA